The following coding sequences are from one Ctenopharyngodon idella isolate HZGC_01 chromosome 17, HZGC01, whole genome shotgun sequence window:
- the tpo gene encoding LOW QUALITY PROTEIN: thyroid peroxidase (The sequence of the model RefSeq protein was modified relative to this genomic sequence to represent the inferred CDS: deleted 1 base in 1 codon), with the protein MYTLSRRASSETQHISKSAEIFHMTLGLLKEKANRRHRRSLPVSELLSVKAVEWIANLSGCPQTFQPTTCATEGKYRSISGVCNNRKNPLWGAANTGLARWLPAEYEDGENQPKGWNAGRQYSGFQLPPVREVSNKIMRGSSMSILEDNVYSQMLVDWGQYIDHDISFTPQSSSQTAFSEGRDCLHTCTNANPCFPMQIPKDDKLSRNKSCLPFFRSSPACLNGQRDAQHVRQQMNSVTSFIDASTVYGHSKDLEKILRNLSGSEGLLAVNSKYTDKGLPYLPFVSVQPSACLQDPGSERVECFAAGDSRVNEILPLSVLHTLWVREHNRLAKHLTRLNPHWGSEVIYQETRKIIGALHQIITMRDYVPKIIGREAFDEYIGPYEGYNDSVNPSVSNVFATAAFRFGHVTISPVLRRLNESFQEHERFSSLNLHQTFFSPWRLIKEGGLDPVLRGLVGRPAALQDQDHLMTEELTERLVVLNIPETLDLAALNLQRGRDHGLPGYNDWRVFCGFDRVETRSDLAEVIGNDVLVEKVMDLYGHPNNIDVWLGGVLERTLSGARTGPLFACLIGKQMKTLREGDRFWWEHPGVFSPKQRQELQRHSLSRVICDNSGVTEVPLDPFRVETYPEDFLFCGNIPSLDLEEWKEQPDDDLRL; encoded by the exons ATGTACACGCTCTCCAGACGGGCGTCATCAGAAACACAGCACATCTCCAAATCAGCAGAGATCTTTCACATGACGTTAGGGCTTTTGAAGGAGAAGGCGAACAGGAGACATAGAAGATCACTGCCTGTGTCAG AACTCCTTTCCGTGAAGGCAGTGGAGTGGATAGCAAACCTGTCTGGATGCCCTCAGACCTTTCAGCCCACCACCTGCGCCACGGAAGGAAAATACCGCAGCATCTCTGGAGTCTGCAATAACAG GAAGAACCCGCTTTGGGGAGCAGCCAACACTGGCTTGGCCAGATGGCTCCCCGCGGAGTACGAGGATGGAGAAAACCAACCCAAAGGCTGGAACGCTGGACGCCAATACAGCGGCTTCCAACTTCCTCCG GTTCGAGAAGTCAGTAACAAAATCATGCGTGGCTCCAGCATGTCCATCCTGGAGGATAACGTTTACTCCCAGATGCTGGTGGACTGGGGCCAATACATCGACCATGATATCTCCTTCACACCTCAGAGCTCCAGCCAAACC GCGTTCTCGGAGGGACGGGACTGTCTGCACACCTGCACCAATGCCAACCCCTGCTTCCCAATGCAG atTCCCAAGGATGATAAACTTTCCAGAAACAAAAGCTGTCTTCCGTTTTTCCGTTCTTCACCCGCCTGCCTAAACGGCCAGAGAGACGCACAACACGTTCGACAACAGATGAATTCAGTCACGTCCTTCATAGACGCATCAACCGTCTACGGCCATTCGAAAGACCTCGAGAAAATCCTCCGAAACCTCTCTGGCTCTGAAGGTCTCCTGGCTGTCAATAGTAAATACACGGATAAGGGCCTGCCGTACTTGCCCTTCGTCTCTGTCCAGCCATCCGCGTGCCTCCAGGATCCCGGGTCAGAGCGGGTCGAGTGTTTCGCGGCAGGTGACAGCAGGGTAAACGAGATCCTGCCCCTGTCTGTCCTCCATACGCTCTGGGTGAGAGAACACAACCGGCTGGCCAAACACCTGACACGACTTAACCCTCACTGGGGGTCAGAGGTCATCTACCAGGAGACTCGCAAAATCATTGGAGCGCTGCATCAG ATCATAACCATGAGGGACTATGTTCCAAAAATCATTGGACGGGAAGCGTTTGATGAGTATATCGGACCGTACGAGGGCTATAACGACTCTGTGAATCCTTCTGTGTCAAACGTGTTCGCCACGGCTGCGTTCCGCTTCGGTCATGTGACCATCTCCCCGGTGCTCCGGAGACTGAACGAGAGCTTCCAGGAACACGAGCGCTTCTCTTCTCTGAATCTTCATCAGACCTTCTTCAGCCCTTGGAGACTGATAAAAGAAG GTGGACTGGATCCGGTCCTGCGGGGTCTTGTGGGCCGGCCGGCTGCCCTGCAGGACCAGGACCATCTAATGACAGAAGAACTGACGGAAAGACTCGTGGTTCTCAACATCCCAGAGACTTTAGATCTGGCAGCTCTGAACCTGCAGCGGGGACGAGATCACGGCTTACCAG GTTACAATGACTGGAGGGTTTTCTGTGGATTTGACAGAGTTGAAACCAGATCAGATCTCGCAGAGGTGATCGGCAATGATGTTTTGGTAGAGAAAGTAATGGATTTGTATGGACATCCAAACAACATTGATGTGTGGCTGGGAGGAGTGCTGGAGCGTACGCTGTCTGGAGCCAGGACCGGACCACTCTTCGCATGCTTGATCGGAAAACAGATGAAGACGCTGAGGGAAGGTGACAG ATTCTGGTGGGAACATCCCGGTGTCTTTTCCCCAAAACAAAGACAGGAACTACAGAGGCACTCTCTGTCTCGTGTCATCTGTGACAACAGTGGTGTGACGGAGGTTCCTCTTGATCCGTTCAGAGTAGAAACTTACCCAGAGGACTTTCTCTTCTGTGGGAACATCCCATCACTGGATCTGGAGGAATGGAAAGAGCAACCTGATGACG